TCCACAAGAATTCACGAATGCGGGGAGCTGCTTTATCGAGAGCAGCTCCCCGCATTCTTCTGCCCGCTTTCCCCGACCCTAAACGTTAGAGCTTCAACAAGCCCGATCTTCGTAATTCGGGCAGGTCTCCGCGGAGTTACAGCGCTGTGACCGACTCCACACGGCAGGCGTTATGCCGGATAAATTCCGGTCAAATGGTGAGAAGTTGCCAGCGATTCGCGCGAAGGCACGCGCCCGCGTGATAACACAACGAGGTCATTCACCCAACCCCTTCCCTCGATGCAATTTTGATTTTTGCTGGGTAAATTCAATTCGCATGACCGCAGCACCAGCAGATTTTGCACGTGCCCGAAGCGAATTCATCAGTATCGACACCCCGCGAGTGGAGGACGGAGCCGCGATCTGGCGCATTGCCCGCGACTCCGAGGTCCTGGACCTCAACTCCTCGTACAGCTACCTGCTGTGGTGCCGTGACTTCGCGGCGACCTCCGTGGTGGCCCGCGACGAGAACGGCGACGCCATCGCCTTCGTGACGGGATACATCCGCCCCGACCGCCCGCAGACGCTCGTCGTCTGGCAGGTGGCCGTCGACCAGGGGCACCGCGGGAAGGGACTGGCAGCCACCCTGCTGGACGCGCTGACCACGCGGGTCGCGGCCGACCAGGGCCTGGCCGGGGTCGAGACGACCGTCACCCCGGACAACACCGCGTCCGACCGGCTGTTCACCTCCTACGCGCTCCGCCACGACGTGGCCCTGGAACGCGAGGTGCTCTTCGACGGCGGGCTGTTCCCCGAGGGAACGCACCTGCCGGAGGTGCTGTACCGCATCGGCCCGTTCCACGTCTGAGCGCCGGACCGAGCATCCCCGCGGCACCGCCGAGCACCGTGCCGGGCGCAGCCCGTCACACCACCCCCCTCACACGCAGGAGATCCGCCGTGACCATCACCCCGCCCGCCCTCAGTGTCTTCGAAACCCTGGAATCGGAGGTACGGAGCTACTGCCGCAGCTGGCCCGCGGTCTTCGACCGTGCGCAGGGCGCCCGGCTGACGGACGAGGACGGCCACTCCTACCTCGACTTCTTCGCCGGTGCCGGCTCGCTCAACTACGGCCACAACAACCCGGTGCTGAAACGCGCGCTGATCGACTACATCGAGCGCGACGGCATCACCCACGGCCTGGACATGGCGACCACGGCCAAGCGCGCCTTCCTGGAGACCTTCCAGAACGTGATCCTGCGCCCGCGCGACCTGCCGTACAAGGTGATGTTCCCCGGCCCGACCGGCACCAACGCCGTCGAGTCGGCGCTGAAGCTGGCCCGTAAGGTCAAGGGCCGCGAGTCCGTCGTCTCGTTCACCAACGCCTTCCACGGCATGTCGCTCGGTTCGCTCGCCGTCACCGGCAACGCGTTCAAGCGGGCCGGCGCCGGCATCCCGCTGGTGCACGGCACGCCGATGCCGTTCGACAACTACTTCGACGGCCAGGTGCCGGACTTCCTCTGGTTCGAGCGGCTCCTGGAGGACCAGGGATCCGGGCTCAACAAGCCCGCCGCCGTGATCGTGGAGACCGTCCAGGGCGAGGGCGGCATCAACGTGGCCCGCGCCGAGTGGCTGCGCGCGCTCCAGGAGCTGTGCCACCGCCAGGACATGCTGCTGATCGTCGACGACATCCAGATGGGCTGCGGCCGTACCGGCGGCTTCTTCTCCTTCGAGGAGGCCGGGATCACGCCGGACATCGTCACGCTGTCCAAGTCGATCAGCGGCTACGGACTGCCCATGTCCCTCTGCCTGTTCAAGCCGGAGCTGGACATCTGGGAGCCGGGCGAGCACAACGGCACCTTCCGCGGCAACAACCCGGCCTTCGTGACGGCCGCCGCCGCGCTCGACGCCTACTGGGCGGACGGCCAGATGGAGAAGCAGACCCTGGCCCGCGGCGAGCAGGTCGAGCAGGCGCTGCTGGCGATCTGCGACGAGAACCCCTCGGCGGGCGGGCACTTCCGTGGCCGCGGCCTCGTCTGGGGCCTGGAGTTCCCCGACCCCGCCCGCGCCACCGCGGTCTGCGCCCGCGCGTTCGAGCTGGGGCTGCTCCTGGAGACCTCGGGTCCGCAGAGCGAGGTCGTGAAGCTGCTGCCGCCGCTGACCGTCACCCCCGACGAGCTGGACGAGGGCCTGCGCACGCTGGCCCGCTCCGTCCGTGAGACCGCCTGACCCGGACCGACTCCGGGCCGGGCCCGAAGAAGCACCACCGCAGAGAGAAAGGCACCAACCCACCGTGATCGTCCGATCGTTCAGTGACATCGAGAACACCGACCGGCATGTGAAGGCCGCCTCCGGCACCTGGGAGAGCAAGCGCATCGTGCTCGCCAAGGAGAAGGTGGGCTTCTCGCTCCACGAGACCGTGCTGTACGCGGGCACGGAGACGTCGATGTGGTACGCGAACCACATCGAGGCCGTGCTGTGCACCGAGGGCGAGGCCGAGCTCACCAACGACGAGACCGGCGAGAAGCACTGGATCGCCCCCGGCACGATGTACCTGCTGAACGGGCACGAGCACCACACGCTGCGCCCCAAGACCGACTTCCGCTGCGTCTGCGTCTTCAACCCTCCCGTCACCGGACGGGAGGACCACGACGAGAACGGTGTCTATCCGCTGCTGACCGAGGAGGGCTGAACCATGACCACCGATGTTCGCGCAGACCTGTACCCATCGCGCGGCGCCGCCGAGATGACCACTCCCCGCCAGGACCCGGTCATCTGGTCCGCGCCCGGCGCACCCGGGCCGGTCACCGTGAAGGACCTCCAGGGGTTCGAACGGGACGGATTCCTCACCGTCGACCAGTTGCTCACGCCGGACGAGGTAGCCGTCCACCACGCCGAACTGGAGCGGCTGATCGCCGATCCCGCGGTGCGGGCCGACGAACGCTCCATCATCGAGCCGACGTCGCAGAAGGTGCGTTCGGTCTTCGAGGTGCACCGGCTCAGCGAGGTCTTCGCGCGGCTGGTCAGCGACGAGCGGGTGGTGGGCCGGGCCCGCCAGATCCTCGGCTCGGACGTGTACGTCCACCAGTCACGGATCAACGTCAAG
The Streptomyces sp. NBC_00234 DNA segment above includes these coding regions:
- the ectA gene encoding diaminobutyrate acetyltransferase; this encodes MEDGAAIWRIARDSEVLDLNSSYSYLLWCRDFAATSVVARDENGDAIAFVTGYIRPDRPQTLVVWQVAVDQGHRGKGLAATLLDALTTRVAADQGLAGVETTVTPDNTASDRLFTSYALRHDVALEREVLFDGGLFPEGTHLPEVLYRIGPFHV
- the ectB gene encoding diaminobutyrate--2-oxoglutarate transaminase → MTITPPALSVFETLESEVRSYCRSWPAVFDRAQGARLTDEDGHSYLDFFAGAGSLNYGHNNPVLKRALIDYIERDGITHGLDMATTAKRAFLETFQNVILRPRDLPYKVMFPGPTGTNAVESALKLARKVKGRESVVSFTNAFHGMSLGSLAVTGNAFKRAGAGIPLVHGTPMPFDNYFDGQVPDFLWFERLLEDQGSGLNKPAAVIVETVQGEGGINVARAEWLRALQELCHRQDMLLIVDDIQMGCGRTGGFFSFEEAGITPDIVTLSKSISGYGLPMSLCLFKPELDIWEPGEHNGTFRGNNPAFVTAAAALDAYWADGQMEKQTLARGEQVEQALLAICDENPSAGGHFRGRGLVWGLEFPDPARATAVCARAFELGLLLETSGPQSEVVKLLPPLTVTPDELDEGLRTLARSVRETA
- a CDS encoding ectoine synthase; translated protein: MIVRSFSDIENTDRHVKAASGTWESKRIVLAKEKVGFSLHETVLYAGTETSMWYANHIEAVLCTEGEAELTNDETGEKHWIAPGTMYLLNGHEHHTLRPKTDFRCVCVFNPPVTGREDHDENGVYPLLTEEG